The genomic region CTTCCTTCGATAGCTGTTTCGACCATGACTACACCTTCAGAAAGCTTGCGCTGCACGAAGTCTATCACCAGATGATAAACAGCTATTCCGGCTATGACGGCCAGAAGCTGGTGCAGCCTACGCTGATTTCCAGGAAAGGAAATGTCTACACCTTCACTTGCGGATTTGGCAGCAGTGACGCTGCCCAGGAACTGAAGCTCACCGTCAACAAAAACGGTAGCATCGTTATTTCTTCCTACGACTGCACCTGACAATAGTCAGTGGTTGTCGGGGCTGTTGTGGATTGGCGAAGTCGGGGAATGTGGGTAAGTTTCGGCAAGCGTGCCGGTAGCAGGTTGCTTGCCAAACCTGGGGCGGCATGTGTTGCGGCAACACGGCTGTTAGCAGCACCAGCTGACTGCACATTTTAACACCAAGCGTCAAACATATATGTCGGCCCAGGAAGATTACTCGAAGCTCACGCTCCAAGAATTGTTGGGTGAGGAAAAAAAGCTCAAGCGAAATGAAATCTTCGCCGCTGCAAGCATAGGCTTTCTGGTGGGGGTTATGGTGTATGGGGTCGTGAGAAACGGGTTTGGCTTTCTGTATGTCGCAATTCCTCTGGCTATGATAGTGGGGATTTACCGGAATTCGCAAAGTCAGAAACAGGTGCTGCAGCAGGTCCGGGCGGAAATCAGCCTCCGAAACCGGGGATAGTGCAGGCTGTATATTGCGCAGCAGCCAGGGCGCAGACCGGCGGCAGGCATGAACGGTCTGTGAGTTTACCTGACTCTCTGAACTTCCACGAGAAATCAAATGGCGAAAAACAGTATCAGCGGAGACCTCGCGCAGCTTAGCCTAGCAGAGCTTCACTCCAGAAAAAACAAGCTAAAAGGGGCAATTATCGGCCTCGGAATTGTGATGGTCGTGGCCCTGATTATTGTGCTGTATGTAGTGCTGCACAATAAGATGTATGCCTTGCTGGCTACTTTGCCGGCCATGTTTCTCTCGCTGATGCCTAGCGTTATCGTGCTGAATAAGATAAACCGGGAAATACACGCCCGCCCGCCAGTCCAGTAGCTACCAGCGCCGCCGCCTCAAACGGCGCCGAACCGACCTCCGGGTATGACAACCACTTATCTATTCCACCCGGATATTTCCACTGAAGCACAGGCCACTATTGTCGCGCTGCTGGCCACTGCCCTGCAAAGCCCGGCCGCCGAGTTGCTCGCCGACCTTCGCTACCAGCAGCAGCGCCAGCCGGTGCAGGCGTGGCTGGCCCTGGCCGATGGCAACGTGGTCGGCTGCAAGCTGGGCTACGAGCGCCAGCCGGGCCACTACTACAGCTGGCTGGGCGGCGTCCACCCCGATTTCCGGGGCCAGGGCGTTGCCGCCGAGTTGATGCGCCGCCAGCACGCGTGGTGCCAGGCGCAGGGCTACCGCGCCGTGCGCACCCACACCTACAACCGCTGGCGCGCCATGCTCCTGCTTAACCTGCGCCACGGCTTCGACATCATCGGCACCATTCAGGGCCCCCGTGGGCTGACGATTGTGCTGGAAAAGGAGCTGGCGGCCGAGCTGTAATACCGGTTTCAGACTTGCAACCTATTGTAGCAGGTAAGTATCATAGTAATGAATACAAATCTATTGGATATGAAAAAGCTACTGCTGTGTGCTCTGGTGATAGTCGGGCTGCCGGCCTGTGATACATGTGGGCCCTTTGAGCGACAGTATTTCGATGTAATAGGGCTGTCGGCGGTGGCGCTGCGGCAGGCGGCAGGCACTACGGCGCAGGTGCTTACGGCCGGCCAGGCCTCGCCCGTAGCCGAGCTGAAACTGCTGCTCAACCCCGATACCCGGCTCTACAGCGCCGCTCCGGCCCGCACCGGCGGCTTCGCGGCCGTGGCCTGCGACCCGGCTGACCCTACCTACACGGAGATGATTGATTCCATCAGGGTGACCAGCCGCTACGATTTCGACGCGCAGCACCCGGCCGGCACCTCGCTCAACGACTTATTGCTTCTCGACAACGGCTATGGGCGCATCATGACACTAAACGAGCTTCTACTCATGCCGCAGTCTGTGCCCGTGCTCACGCGGCGCAACCTGCAGTTCAGCCAGACCCCAACAAGCTCGGTCACGCAGCAATTTCGAGTGCGCTACCATCAAACCAACGGCGAAGTGTACACCGCCGAAACGGTGCCGGTAACGATTCAGCCCTGATCGGCCGCCAGTACATCAACGGTTATTCCCGAACCATGAGAAAGCACCTGAGCCTGCTGCTTCTGGCATGTAGTGGACTGCCTGCCGGGGCGTTGCTGCTCAGCTGTGCCGACGAAGAGGCCTGCGGCTACGACAACGTGCCGCGTTATTATAGCACGCAGGCAGTGGAGTTGGCAGCCAGCAGCCAGCGCACGGGCCAAGTCCTGGCGGCCAACGAGCCGGTGGCCGCCGCTGATTTGCTGCTGGCTGTGCGACTTCAGAAAACCTACTATGGCCACCAGCCATCCAGGCGCCGGCACCTGCTGCCCGCAGCCTACGCCTGCCCGCCCATGCCGGCGCCCGGCTATCTGGGCACGCTGCAGCGGCTCGACTCCGTGGTGGTGCGCAGCCGCTACGCCTACGACGCGCAGCATCCGGCCGGGGCCTCCCTCAATGACCTGCTGCTGGAAACGGGCACCGGCCAGCCGCTGTCGGCCCGCGCCAGCCGAAGCACCGAGCCGCAGCTGCAGCTACGGGTGCCGCCTGCCGCCGCCGGCGCTCAGCAATTTGTAGTGCGCTACCGTTTCGCGGATGGTACGGTGTACACTGCACAAACGACGGTGCTGCAGCTGAGCCGCTGACGCAACGCCAAAATTTTGTACGTCTCCTTCTTTCTGATTATCAAGACGTAACCTGCCCCAAGTTTCGTAACTTGAAAATGGTGTCACCCATTTCTACGTTACGCATGAAACCAACTCTTACGCTACTGGGAATGGGCCTGGCCATGGCACTTTCCGGCTGCTTTGCCGCCCGCCAGGCCCGCATCGATTCTGATTACAGCTACACCGGCAACTTCCGCCGCTACCGCACCTACGAATTCGTGACCGGCGACGGCCTGTCGGCCGACTCCAGCCGGCTGGGAGAAGCCGTCCGCGACGCCATTCGCACGCGCCTCAAGGTGCAGGGCTACAAGTCCAATAAGCGCCGCCCCGATCTGCTGGTGAACTTTCGCGTGTTTGAAGGCGACATGAAATTCCGGGGCTACCTGCAGGAAGATATCAGCCGCTGGGTGAAGGAGGAAAAGGTGGAGGACGAGGAAACGCCCACCGACAACCGGCAGGGTTACCAGCCCCAGCGCATCCTGCTGGCCGAAGGCACCTTGCTCATCACCCTCATCGACAACCGCACCAACCGCGCCGTCTGGAACGGCTACGCCTCGGGCGTTACGGTGCCCAACGGCCCCCAGGGCGAGCTGGTGCTGCGCCGCTCCGTGCGCTCCATCTTCGACCAGTACCGCGTCTTCACCGAAGGCTACCTCGAAGGCAGCCAGATGACGGAGAATTAGGTTGAAAACGACAACATAAGAACGTCATTTCGAGCGGAGCGAGGAATCTCGCTGGAGTAGTAATTCTACCAAACTAGCGAGATTCCTCGCTCTGCTCAGAATGACGTTCTGCTATCAGCACCTCAACCGCCATTCCGCGCCTGAATCAGCTCGGCGGCTACGCTGATGGCTATTTCCTCGGGTGTGCGACTACGGATGGGCAGGCCGATGGGGGCATGTATGCGGCTCAGCGCTGTTTCGTCGAAACTGGCGGCGCGCAGCTCTGCAGCAGGTGCGCTATTTTGGCCGTGCTGCCCATCAGGCTCAGGTAGCGCACCGGGTGGTGCAGCGGCTGGCGCACCGCTACCGCGTCGGTCCGGTAGCCTACGATCATAATTATACTGGTGCGGGCCTGCCGGCACTTCGCGGGCCAGCTGTTCATAGGGCACCGTGCGGTTATGATGGGCGTAGTGGTTGCGGAGCTGGGTGGGCAGCCCGGGCCTATAGTAGAGCACGGTCAGGCCGAAATCCAGCGTGCTCATCACCCGCGACAGGGCCAGCGCCACGTGCCCGCCCCCCCCCCCCGATGGTGAGCTGGTCGTGGAAGCCCAGGCGCTCCACGTAGTGCCAGTCGGGGCCGGGGCGGTACTGGGTGTCGGCAGTGGCCGGCCGCCGGCTCAGTGGTCCGGGTGAGCTGGTCGTTGAGGAGAAATTCAAGCATAATCGGGGGATTTTCTGGAGCTGGGCAGACAAGACACACAGGTTTAGCTGTTTTTATGGCCCTCAGCGCTCAGATCCTATACTACATTATCCATTGGATTAATGGTCCTGAAAGCCAATCAGGGCCATTGTCAGGGCGGCGCCGGGCCAATAGCGGGCAGGTGTGCAGCTAGGCCGAAACCCGGCTTTGGCCGGAGTCGTTATCTTGCCCAACCGGCATGAACGTACACCTGCAGCAAATCCTCGACAATCCCCTGGCCGCGCTGGCCATTGTGGGCAATCTGGTCATCATCGAAAGCCTGCTTTCCGTGGACAACGCGGCCGTACTGGCCACGATGGTCGGCGACCTGCCCAAGGAGCAGCGGCAGAAGGCCCTGCGCTACGGCATCATCGGGGCCTATGTGTTCCGGGGCGTGTGCATCCTGTTTGCCTCGTTCCTGATTGAGTTCTGGTACCTCAAGCCTCTTGGCGGCCTCTACCTGCTCTACTTGGCCTACGACCATTTCCGGGGCCACGCTGCTGCCGACGACGGCCCCGACAAGCGCCAGAGCTTGGTGTACCGCTACACGCTGGGGCTGCTGGGGCCGTTCTGGGCCACGGTGGCCCTGATTGAGCTGATGGATCTGGCCTTTTCCATCGACAACGTGTTTGCCGTGGTGGCCTTCACCGACAACCTGATTCTGATCTGTACCGGCGTGTTTATCGGCATTCTGGCCATGCGGCTGGTGGCGCAGGCATTCGTGCTGCTGATGGCCAAATACCCGTTCCTCGAAACGGCCGCCTTCGTGGTTATTGCGCTGCTGGGTTTGAAGCTGCTGCTGTCGTTGGTGGAGCATTTCCAGCCGGAGTCCGCGTTCAGCCGCTTCCTGGGCAGCGAGGCCGCCGACGCTGGCCTGACCGTGCTGACGGTAGCTGTCTTTGCGGTGCCGCTGCTGGCGTCGTGGCTGAAAACCAAGCGTAGTATCCCGCGGTAGCCAACTGTTTTACAGCAGGAAGCTGTAAGAACGATGTAGAGACGCAATACTTTGCTTCTCGTCGTTGAACGATAACGACCACGCCGTTTGAACAAACAACATCAGCAACGACGAGACGCAAAGTATTGCGTCTCTACATCTTTTACGGCTAATGCAAACGGCCTGGTAGCTCATTAGCTACCAGGCCGTTTGCTTAAGTCACGTTGCCGCTACCGGCGGCTGTTGGGCACGCGGAACTGCACGCCCACGCTGGGCACGAACGTGAAGCCGCTGAGCTTGCCGGTGGCATTGTTGAGTAGCTGATAGGTGCCGTAGTTCTGGTAGTACACGCCCATCGAGGGCAGAAAGTACACGTAGCGGTAGCCAATTTTGGCGCTGGCAAACGCCCCGAACGAGTTGTAGCTCACGCGCTGCTCGGGCAGGCTGGGCACAATGCCGCTTGGGGTGTACACTCGGTCGGTGTTGAAGCCGTAGCGCAGGAAGGAGCGCGAGTATACCAGGCCGTAGGAAAACGCCCCGATTTCCTCTTCCGGCCCGAAGGAGTGGCTGATAACCAGCGGCACAATCAGGTCTTTGCGTGAGGCGCTGAAGCCCAGGACGTCGGAAATATTACTCAGGTACGGGATGCTCGGAAGCTTGGCGCGCTGGGTGGCAAACTGCAGCCCGATGCTGCCATACGTGGCGCCCGCCGCGCCCTGGGGCCGTTCCGGCGTGCCGGTGGGGCCCATAAACTGGTACATGGCATCGAAGATGTGCGAGCCGAAAGCGTACTTGTAGCCTACGTCGAATCGGTCGTAGATGCCGTAGCGCAGGTAGAGGTCGGGGGAGGCGCGCAGCGGGTCGAGGGTGTAGGCCAGGGCCGCCAGCTGCAGGTTGTCGATGGTGCGGGAGTAGCCGACGGTGTCTTTGTTGCCAACGGCTTCGGCGGCCGATTTCAG from Hymenobacter canadensis harbors:
- a CDS encoding DUF4136 domain-containing protein, which translates into the protein MKPTLTLLGMGLAMALSGCFAARQARIDSDYSYTGNFRRYRTYEFVTGDGLSADSSRLGEAVRDAIRTRLKVQGYKSNKRRPDLLVNFRVFEGDMKFRGYLQEDISRWVKEEKVEDEETPTDNRQGYQPQRILLAEGTLLITLIDNRTNRAVWNGYASGVTVPNGPQGELVLRRSVRSIFDQYRVFTEGYLEGSQMTEN
- a CDS encoding TerC family protein; its protein translation is MNVHLQQILDNPLAALAIVGNLVIIESLLSVDNAAVLATMVGDLPKEQRQKALRYGIIGAYVFRGVCILFASFLIEFWYLKPLGGLYLLYLAYDHFRGHAAADDGPDKRQSLVYRYTLGLLGPFWATVALIELMDLAFSIDNVFAVVAFTDNLILICTGVFIGILAMRLVAQAFVLLMAKYPFLETAAFVVIALLGLKLLLSLVEHFQPESAFSRFLGSEAADAGLTVLTVAVFAVPLLASWLKTKRSIPR
- a CDS encoding XdhC family protein; protein product: MSTLDFGLTVLYYRPGLPTQLRNHYAHHNRTVPYEQLAREVPAGPHQYNYDRRLPDRRGSGAPAAAPPGALPEPDGQHGQNSAPAAELRAASFDETALSRIHAPIGLPIRSRTPEEIAISVAAELIQARNGG
- a CDS encoding GNAT family N-acetyltransferase gives rise to the protein MTTTYLFHPDISTEAQATIVALLATALQSPAAELLADLRYQQQRQPVQAWLALADGNVVGCKLGYERQPGHYYSWLGGVHPDFRGQGVAAELMRRQHAWCQAQGYRAVRTHTYNRWRAMLLLNLRHGFDIIGTIQGPRGLTIVLEKELAAEL
- a CDS encoding FUSC family protein codes for the protein MSAQEDYSKLTLQELLGEEKKLKRNEIFAAASIGFLVGVMVYGVVRNGFGFLYVAIPLAMIVGIYRNSQSQKQVLQQVRAEISLRNRG